GTATGTGCGCGCGCGGTGTGTTGTTGTTGTGTGTAATGTATGAGTGTGCAATTGTGCAAGTGCTCTATGTGTGTGTAGTTTGTGTGTGCATAAAGTGCATGTTTGGAACCTACTTAATATACTATGTGTATTTATACCGTGAGTCGGGGTACATTGAATTTTTGGCATGGCCAATTTTAATTCGATACCATACCACTTTTCAATATGCTCATACCGAATTCCAGTACACTATATAGCATATATTGATATCAATATATCGTAAATACTGTTATTATAGCAAAATCTTTCTATAAGCTATTATATCCCACATATATTTAAGATagtctataaattaaaattcaaatacaatcaaattttattggcCTACCGGTGGATACCtttgataattaaaaataaataaattacaaaataaatttgaccCATTTTAGCTTGATAtcaatagtaattttttttttcaactaaatCGGCCAAAATAGTGATATTATacaaagataaaagaaaatggcaTACATGACCAAAAGAACCATAAAAAACATTATAGAATGGTCCAAATATTCTATACTCCATATGTACTTTAAATTTACTTTATACtaatatgaatatgattatGTGCTTAATAGTTACTTTAGGCAAGAATATGCCGATCATCATAATTAAGCccttttaacttatttatttcattcgTCAGAATTTTCATGTCATCTCAAAGGACTTTTGGTTATGATGCTATGGAATTTTCTTAGGCGATTATTATATTAGAATACAAATATACactaaaaagggaaagaaatagaaaaatccACACTAGCTTGTCGAATAAAAGCATTCTGCGACTGAATGGAATAACgtaattgtaaatttgtaatgaTGACCAaatcatcttaattaattaattgtaataatCTATCTCCAAAAAAGTTCTAGAgatatattattctcattgtagatcaatattttaaaatttgtttatattacTCCAGAGCTGCTCGGAGCTCACCTAATTGGCTGCTAGGAAAATAATTAACGAATCTAACTAGtagttacaacttacaataTCATTGACGGGCATATTCGATCAATTTTCTATGTGAACGGAACCTTCAAAGGTTAGTAAAAAAGTTGTCATATAGGAGTAATACTccaattttttatgtaatcTTGTCCGCGTGGACATGAATGATGAATTAAAGAAGATACTAAAataagttactccctccgttccataataatggagggaaaacttttcggcacggagattaagaaaaattctgttagatgagttaagtaaagagagaataaagtgaaaaatgaaaaaggtagagagatgaagataaaaaaaagtaagagagagtaaagtaggtgtggaaaaatgtgttgacttttactaaaaagggaaatgactctattactgtggaacaaacggaaatggaaaaacgcccctattactatagaacggagggagtactaatttaaattatggttGGCTAAGGCTTGCGATAGATGCAACAACAAATAGAGGTAGGAAATATTGTAATAGGATTAATTGACATGATTCGAATGCATTATTGGCTTGGCGTTGAGTTTatacaaaacaacaataatgATCCTTCatgtaatatattaattactactatcttagtagtattatattagaTGCAGGGATTTATTGGTTAAATGAAAAACGTTATACCAAATAATGTACCTCTTAGTCTTAAATCATCTtcaataatatactaaaacttaaaattatataGCTCCAGTGATAAAATCAATCTCTTTTCtggtttttaataaaaaatatctatttttagGTTTACATTAAAcctaaactaaaataaaaaactttttcaaattttataagtataaaatgtataatataaagaatatttttttaagtttgaatttagtgtaaataattagagtaaaatcatattagatgtgacatttacactaaaataaatttgaattttagtgtaaatggttgaagATGCTCTTAccaactaatttaagattCATTATCGGTTTGGCGCCTCACGTTTCTTctgatttcctttttattttgctGCAGTCTTCtcttatttaattacaaacttttcaactaaaattgattatatatatacatatatatatatatatgtatgatgaggagtgttatattgctaactcaatgcttaattgttaactataatttaataatagccattagatattcaaattaaaggcctagatcatcaaccacaaaatgtcaatacgatcaacaaaaaacgtcaataaggctataggattaattccaataaaaatcaataggggtattaatgtcaagttagttataactaacttttaaaagaaatcccaaaactttaaattcatataacatatatcaaattaaagataattttataaggattccaacgatatactacatgcatatgttccgacgtcaaaatttgaaaaaaaaaatctagaattttcgtatttttcgtacacaggTTAATGTCAATGcagctaagataatatgtcaatataaagcatataaaatgtcaatcctaaatttgtattgatattctcaaagcattgtgttgatattttcgaaacactatattgacattttcatccaaaaccttaatttggcgttttttatctttttcgatttaattaataaaaatgaaaattacacgtggcaaattgtagaccacacgctttttaaaatcatgtggcgcttaaattagttgtagttagcaattgatcactcccctatgtATGATATAggggatatatatatatatatatatatatatatatatatatatatatatatgatatagggagtgttatattgctaactcataacttaattgctaactataattaaataatagttattagatattcaagttaagggcttagatcattaatccctaaatgtcaatacgatcaacgaaaaacgtcaataaggccataggattaattcttaaaaatatcaataggggtattaatgtcaattacctacatgtttagttataactaacttttaaaagaaatcctaaaactttaaattcatataatatatatcaaattaaagataatttcagaAGGATTtcaacgatatcatacatgcatatgttccaacgtcaaaatttgaaaaaaaaatcgaaaatttttaattttttcgtacaagcagaaatgtcaacatactatataaaatatgccaatataatacatgtagaatgtcaatataagcaatgagttaacattcttaaagcattgtgttgaaattttcaaaccattgagttgatattttcggacactatattgacattttcatccaaaaccctaatttggagtttttttttatctttttttatttaattaataaaaacgaaaattacacgtggcaaattgtagaccacacgttttctaaaatcctatggccttaaattagttgtagttagcaattaaatgatgagttagcaattgatcactccccgtATGATATATCCATAGATTccggggagtgatcaattgctaactcataatttaattgctaactcataatttaattgctaactacaactaatttaaggccataggatttggatgaaaatgtcaatatagtgttccgaaaatatcaacacaatgctttgagaatgtcaacacaatgctttaagaatgttaacccattgcttatattgacattctacatgtattatattgacatattttatatagtattttgaCATATCTGCTGTAcgcaaaaattaaatattttcgaagtttttttcaaattttgacgtcggaacatatgcatataggATATCGTTGAAATCctcataaaattatctttaatttgatatattttatatgaatttaaagttttgggatttcttttaaaagttagttataactaattttgtagttaattgacattaatacccttattgatattttttggaattaattctatagccttattgacattttttgttgatcgtattaaCATTTCGAGATTGATGATTTACgcctttaatttaaatatctaatagctattattttgttgtaattagcaattaaatatTAAGTTAACAGTATAACACTCCCCGTCTAATGAATTAACTCAAAATGCTGCTTCCGCTGGCCCCAAAATCAGCCACATTTTGCAgctgattttttcttttttaactaccactctattttttattaaatttaatatggtGTTGGGCTTACcttctattattatttgggCATACTTGTAACTAATTGATGTGGGCTTGCTCATCTAACTTTGAgtttagtattaattaattctaaataatgAAATCTCGTAATTTAGTTAATCtcaagtaattaaattttaatttaattaatttttagtgattaaatcttctaatttaattaagttccTAATTTAACCAATATCAAAGTGATTAAATCTCCTAGTATAATTGAGtctcaataattaaatccccTTTTATATTTAGTGTCAAagtaattactactatttaattataccaaaagtaattaaatctcGTTATATGATTAGTACGAAGGAATAGCAGAAGCCTCCTAATTGAGGCTTAGAATTAAGATGAATATCTCTAGTAGGATAGGGGCATATCTTACTCGGAATTAGTTTTCTTTAAGCTAAATagcttattttcctttttgtatTCGTTGGTTGAACGCAAGAGGAAAGCTAGacccaattaaaaaaaaaaaaaaaaagctagaCCCAAGTCGGGTAAAAACGTTTGTCTGAAGAATAGGAAACACATTAGGTGGATTTTACGTCCAACACGTTTAGTGTGGAAACAAGATTGAATAACTGAAATTCTTTGATTACATGTTTTATTCAAAACCCAAATACAAGTTCGTTTTCAAGTTATTGTGTAACCATGAATGTATCGTTTTATGTGAAGCATATCTCTAGATATTCCAAAGTTGACAATCAAATTTGGGGTAGTATATACGAGGACCAACGTCATCCTTCGAATTGGTCGGTCAATGTGTTAAAGAAAATTGGAAGGCGACCACCTTCTCCACACTAAAATTTTTAGATGTAGTAAATCACAAAAAGAAGTTTGATTATATAATCGAAACAAAACGTAAAAAGAATTTAGTAGCTCATGCTTTTAATATAGTCTCATGCTTTTAGTATGGTCACTAAGTTAATTCATAAAACTATTTGGAGGGAACTATTTGAAGGGATAGCTTTTAGTATGGTCACTAAGTTAATTCATAAAACTATTTGAAGGGATAGCTTTTAGTATGGTCACTAAGTTAATTGATAAAACTATTTGAAGTGAATATATCCCTATAgagtatgtatatataaagcTAAATCCATGTTTGTGTAATCAAGAAAAAGGTCAATATTCGCCGCCACGGCCATAAACGCACTAAATGCCATTCTACTACAAGATAGAGACTCCCTAACTTGAGCTTGTCTagcaattaatttattcttatatatttataaaaaaaaaagtgacatGCATATTATGCTTGGTTATAGAATATGTCACAGCACATAATATATTGCTTTGAGATCAGTCATTTTTTGTGACTTCATTTTCCCCCTAGAAAGTGAATTAAAAGTTATGAGATGAGGaatcactattttttaattaacccAAATGCACGTCATATCATTGTAAAGTATTTGATTTAAGCACAATATCCTTTATTTCATGTCTCAgtgaattgaattaaaaatgaggTTGAGATACACAATAACCAACAGAGAATCaagaatgaaattatttagCTTTTGAGTGTCGATTGCGATATgattaaatacatatataacataaaatagaatttatttgagatgatttttgGAGTGTGTGGAGTAAGAGTGAGTAGGAGTGTGGACCACTCATGCCTAATGACATGGCTTGGTGGCAGAGGAACTCCACCTCAACAAATCCATCCtctatactatatataacCACTGTCTGCACATGAgacaaatcaaatatatagTTTCTCTCTCCTATCTCTATCACACGTTAAGCAATCCTTCCAATCATGCCCTTCTCTAAAATAGCAGCCGAGAATTATGTACCTAGCTCGGCCAAGAAGCCTCGGGTGGCCGTGAGGCCGTACGATGAAGGGAGAGACAAGGCGGCCGTGGAGGAGCTCGAGCAGCGGTGTGAGGTTGGCCAGCCCGGGAAGCCCTCACTCGTGACCGACCTCATGGGAGATCCTATTGCTAGAGTCCGCAACTTCGTCTCCCACATTATGCTGGTAATTATACTTCATCTATCCGCCATTACTAGTCAATACTTGTCACACtactttttactacttttggtaattGACCAtgcatttcactaactcattcacactcacattttattagtataaaactaatacataaaaaCAGGATTCTTActtcactaatatttttaattcacttgctattatattttgtttaaatttatggttggccaaaattgaaaatttttcattatatttagtGGTCCCTTTTTTATCTCACGTTCTCTAGGAAAAAGTACTATCACATTAATACCTAGTcataattttatcatgaatgaaaatgaaaagaagaaaaatataaccAACATGGTCTACGTGATGGTTCAGAACATCGTTTGGCattggaaaaacaaaaaaaaaaaaaaaaaaaaaagaaaaatatatgaaaatagaaaaggtaatgttgattaaatatatgttttatataGGTGGCAGAATATGGTGATGGGAGGGAAATAGTTGGGGTGATAAGAGGGTGCATAAAAACGGCGACGAGTGGAAAGAAAAGCTCATCTCCAATCTATGTGAAATTGGCTTACATTCTTGGATTAAGGGTTTCATCCACGCACAGGTCTGTCAACCTCTTTTCCCCCatgcaaattataatttatttatctacaaattaagataattattgtgtgatctcattttattttgtatttaatgaTAATTGTATGTGCCCCATGCATTtgttagtactattttattttcttcttttgttttattttgatgaatgCACGTACATGATTTTACGGAAATCTAAATATGTAATCTgcatgttttaattaatttttgcattatccaattaattacatataaatccaaatatatttaaacataTTCCTGCACTACTTTAGGTTTAGATGTGACATGACTTGCATATGTACTTCCAAATTTCATAAAGTTTTACTATTACATAACGACATCtgaattattaattcaatacCTTGTCctcttcttttgtttctcatctaattaaattatttttaatgtgcaattaattatacttaaatattttgtatggcTCAGGAGACTTGGCATTGCCATAAAACTAGTCCAAGAATTGGAAGAGTGGTGCAAGAAAAATGGAGCAGAATATGCCTATATGGCTACAGAATGCAGCAATCAAGCATCTTTGAATTTGTTCACTCAAAAATGCAATTATATGAAATTTCGAAATCCAACGGTCCTCGTGCAGCCAGTTCATCTTCACCACAAGCCGTTACCATCAGATATCACAATCATTCGAGTACCTCCTAATCTGGCTGAATCTATGTATCAGAAATTGTTTTCAATCTCCGAATTCTTCCCTAAAGACATCGATCATTTACTAAGTAACAAACTCAATTTGGGCACATTCATGGCATTGCCAAATAAATTACTCCCAAATTGGGACCCTAACAATGGCGAATTACCGGCTTCTTTCGCCTTACTTAGTGTTTGGGACACAAAGGAAGTGTTCAGGTTAAGAGTGAAGGGAGTGTCGAGCCTAACACATGCTGCCTGCCTAGGAACTAGGGTTGTTGATGCTATGGCACCATGGCTTAAAATTCCATCAATTCCTAAcatttttaagaattttggattttacttCATGTACGGACTTCATATGGAGGGTCAGGATGGTCCCAGATTATTGAAAGCTTTGTGCAAAATGGCGCATAATATGGCCAGAAATGACTCTCGTTGTAGGGTCGTGGTGGCTGAGGTGGGCCAAAACGACCCTGTACGAGAGGCCATTCCACATTGGAAGAAATTTTCATGGGATGAAGATATTTGGTGCATAAAGAGATTTGGACAGATCAATCAGGACTACTATGAGTTTCCAGTGTCGTCTACTTCTCCTATATTTGTTGATCCACGTGATTTATAGATTTAATGTTGGGGATGTATAGGTGTGtcttaatcttttttttttcttattctttttgtttcaaattgtACACAAGCAATCATATCAAGttcaattaaatgaaaataagaataaattaagctaagtattagttatatttcataaaattaataaaatgtcaataacaaattttgagatattaaaaccaaaataaagttTGATTTACATCAAGAGATACATCCACCAAAAATATTCATGATCGAAGAACAAAAACTggtttaatatatatactacattCGTCCCACAGTAGGATTCACATTATGTGtggacacagattttaagaaatgtaaagaaaagtgagttgaataagttagtggactATGAGTCccactttatatattttttaataaaatatgagtgaaataagttgataaaatatgagatctacttaccatttatgataaaagtgaaatgtgtcTATTGTGGAACTGACTggaatagaaaaatattactcttaTTGCGGGACGAAGATAGtaccataatttaatttgtttagatCACACGAAGATCATCCCTCCAAAATAGATCCTAGTTCAATTCCTACActgcaaattttttttatataaatcacTTTCTATATCCGAGTATGTAAAATTGCTGACTAGTTCAAAATGAGAATATGAGATGAACATATGAGTACGATATGATATATCACATCATTCAATAATGAAATGGTATGCGAGGAGGGTCTTCATGTCGAAGAACCTCTAAGATTTGTATAATGATTTTTAATGTGATCATGTGATCGATAGTGATTCCGTACCAATACAAATCGAAAGATgattcttgaaaaataattctaaaaaacACATCATTTAATAGcatatgtacatatatatcGGTCCTAAATGGTGACTATTAGTGTGGTCCGGTCTTTGTCCAACATATTAAggacaaaatattaaatatagggTCATTTCATAACAAGCAGATGTAACTTGTTGAGGAAAAAGTATCCACATGATTTCTTCTTATCATCAAATCCTCAAATTGGGATCTTGTCTCTCAATTAAACTTTGTCCCTCTGCATGATTTTCATTACTAGctaactataaaaaaaatgaagtactactatattactCACTACACCATCCAGCTTCTTGGAAGAATGCCACGTACACACAAACAACCCTTTTATAATTTCAAGATAAATTGCTCATCTTGATTTCATCTAAATTTGGCTACGCCACAATTTAGTTAagtttaatttccaaaattacaTATCTATAA
The nucleotide sequence above comes from Salvia hispanica cultivar TCC Black 2014 chromosome 5, UniMelb_Shisp_WGS_1.0, whole genome shotgun sequence. Encoded proteins:
- the LOC125190784 gene encoding probable N-acetyltransferase HLS1; amino-acid sequence: MPFSKIAAENYVPSSAKKPRVAVRPYDEGRDKAAVEELEQRCEVGQPGKPSLVTDLMGDPIARVRNFVSHIMLVAEYGDGREIVGVIRGCIKTATSGKKSSSPIYVKLAYILGLRVSSTHRRLGIAIKLVQELEEWCKKNGAEYAYMATECSNQASLNLFTQKCNYMKFRNPTVLVQPVHLHHKPLPSDITIIRVPPNLAESMYQKLFSISEFFPKDIDHLLSNKLNLGTFMALPNKLLPNWDPNNGELPASFALLSVWDTKEVFRLRVKGVSSLTHAACLGTRVVDAMAPWLKIPSIPNIFKNFGFYFMYGLHMEGQDGPRLLKALCKMAHNMARNDSRCRVVVAEVGQNDPVREAIPHWKKFSWDEDIWCIKRFGQINQDYYEFPVSSTSPIFVDPRDL